From a region of the Pan paniscus chromosome 19, NHGRI_mPanPan1-v2.0_pri, whole genome shotgun sequence genome:
- the PPY gene encoding pancreatic polypeptide prohormone isoform X1 — translation MCDCDLMAAARLCLSLLLLSTCVALLLQPLLGAQGAPLEPVYPGDNATPEQMAQYAADLRRYINMLTRPRYGKRHKEDTLAFSEWGSPHAAVPRELSPLDL, via the exons ATGTGTGACTGTGACCTT ATGGCTGCCGCACgcctctgcctctccctgctGCTCCTGTCCACCTGTGTGGCTCTGTTACTACAGCCACTGCTGGGTGCCCAGGGAGCCCCGCTGGAGCCAGTGTACCCAGGGGACAATGCCACACCAGAGCAGATGGCCCAGTATGCAGCTGATCTCCGTAGATACATCAACATGCTGACCAGGCCTAG GTATGGGAAAAGACACAAAGAGGATACGCTGGCCTTCTCGGAGTGGGGGTCCCCACATGCTGCTGTCCCCAG GGAGCTCAGCCCGCTGGACTTGTAA
- the PPY gene encoding pancreatic polypeptide prohormone isoform X2 has product MAAARLCLSLLLLSTCVALLLQPLLGAQGAPLEPVYPGDNATPEQMAQYAADLRRYINMLTRPRYGKRHKEDTLAFSEWGSPHAAVPRELSPLDL; this is encoded by the exons ATGGCTGCCGCACgcctctgcctctccctgctGCTCCTGTCCACCTGTGTGGCTCTGTTACTACAGCCACTGCTGGGTGCCCAGGGAGCCCCGCTGGAGCCAGTGTACCCAGGGGACAATGCCACACCAGAGCAGATGGCCCAGTATGCAGCTGATCTCCGTAGATACATCAACATGCTGACCAGGCCTAG GTATGGGAAAAGACACAAAGAGGATACGCTGGCCTTCTCGGAGTGGGGGTCCCCACATGCTGCTGTCCCCAG GGAGCTCAGCCCGCTGGACTTGTAA
- the LOC130540942 gene encoding uncharacterized protein LOC130540942, with translation MSRCVPFLRAPGCPLRRPCSGVCPRNRHDLRSERPCTPACPPRGTPANSGPGPALTTAPASRYLPRLCLPRPLQMPALRCEFALAIAGLVSLLMQPEGALGEELQVPQPRAASWLNLGSIKKYLGKLFNSSPKKSKNHKKTANATDTSPSKATKPPPWTTTNPQWLNTSEPRPPTSSRGPR, from the exons ATGTCCAGGTGTGTACCATTCCTCCGAGCACCAGGATGTCCCTTAAGGCGTCCGTGCTCTGGTGTGTGTCCCAGAAATAGACACGACCTTCGGTCTGAGcgcccctgcaccccagcctgcccACCGCGCGGAACACCTGCAAACTCCGGTCCGGGTCCCGCGCTGACCACAGCCCCGGCATCACGTTACCTCCCGCGGCTCTGTCTGCCCCGCCCCCTCCAGATGCCTGCTCTGCGCTGCGAATTCGCTCTGGCCATAGCGGGCCTCGTGTCGCTGCTGATGCAGCCCGAGGGCGCCCTCGGCGAGGAGCTGCAAGTGCCGCAGCCCAGGGCCGCCAGTTGGCTGAACTTAGGCTCCATCAAGAAGTACTTGGGGAAGCTCTTCAACAGCAG CCCGAAGAAATCTAAAAACCACAAGAAAACTGCGAACGCCACGGACACCTCCCCATCGAAAGCCACGAAACCCCCACCATGGACCACCACGAACCCCCAGTGGCTGAACACCTCGGAACCCCGACCACCGACCTCCTCCCGGGGCCCCAGGTAG